In Chromobacterium rhizoryzae, one genomic interval encodes:
- a CDS encoding purine-cytosine permease family protein — MSDVQAVDGWRLESAGIDLVPEHECKGRPVELFWVWLAANIGILGVVYGGIVTSFGLSFYQSLLAAAVGVASFALVGLTSIAGQRGRTSTLTLSRAIFGLRGNAAPTVFSWFNLMGWEAVNVVTGALTLAALCQSLGMAESRPLTAVCLFLFIGLTIVVSLLGQATVVWMQSWLSRIFGSMTLVVILYVATTANWGAILARPDGDWLTGFWPAVSVIAAGTGISWAIAGADYSRYQRSGASGGSIFGAVMVGASLPLMLLIFTGVLLSAQIPDLASAANPIAKIGAVLPAWMAVPYLLTATAGIVTMAVLSLYSASLNLLTIGVKVRQAQAVSINALIVLAIAAYVLFVSSDFLGPFIAFLLFCGVFLAAWEAVFVLDYLLLRHRQGYEAAALSGDGRQAFRGGPLLCWLLGAACGLLVSKTGFIDGPLAVGVFADSSLGLFVSFGTSLLAYGLYLLLKERRA; from the coding sequence ATGAGCGATGTACAAGCGGTAGACGGCTGGCGGCTGGAGAGCGCGGGCATAGATCTGGTGCCGGAGCATGAGTGCAAGGGCCGGCCGGTGGAGTTGTTCTGGGTATGGCTGGCCGCCAATATCGGCATCCTGGGCGTGGTGTACGGCGGCATCGTCACCAGCTTCGGGCTGTCGTTCTACCAGTCCTTGCTGGCCGCGGCGGTCGGAGTGGCCAGTTTCGCGCTGGTGGGTTTGACCAGTATTGCCGGCCAGCGCGGCCGCACTTCCACGCTGACCTTGTCGCGGGCCATTTTCGGCCTGCGCGGCAACGCCGCGCCCACCGTCTTCAGCTGGTTCAACCTGATGGGCTGGGAGGCGGTCAATGTGGTGACCGGCGCCTTGACGCTGGCGGCCTTGTGCCAGTCGCTGGGCATGGCGGAAAGCCGTCCGCTGACCGCGGTCTGCTTGTTCCTGTTCATCGGTCTGACCATCGTGGTCAGCCTGCTGGGCCAGGCCACCGTGGTCTGGATGCAAAGCTGGCTGAGCCGGATCTTCGGCAGCATGACCCTGGTGGTGATTCTGTACGTGGCGACGACCGCGAACTGGGGCGCCATCTTGGCGCGGCCGGACGGCGACTGGCTGACCGGTTTCTGGCCGGCGGTATCGGTGATCGCCGCGGGCACCGGCATCAGCTGGGCCATCGCCGGCGCCGATTACAGCCGTTACCAGCGGAGCGGAGCGTCCGGCGGCAGCATTTTCGGCGCGGTGATGGTGGGGGCGTCGCTGCCGCTGATGCTGCTGATCTTCACTGGGGTGCTGTTGTCGGCGCAGATCCCGGATCTGGCCAGCGCGGCCAATCCCATCGCCAAGATCGGCGCGGTGCTGCCGGCCTGGATGGCGGTGCCCTATCTGCTGACCGCGACGGCCGGCATCGTCACCATGGCCGTGCTTAGCCTGTATTCGGCCAGCCTCAATCTGCTGACCATAGGCGTCAAGGTCAGACAGGCGCAGGCGGTGTCCATCAATGCGCTGATCGTGCTGGCCATCGCCGCTTACGTCTTGTTCGTGTCCAGCGACTTCCTGGGGCCCTTCATCGCGTTTCTATTGTTTTGCGGCGTGTTTCTGGCGGCCTGGGAGGCGGTGTTCGTGCTGGATTACCTCTTGTTGCGTCACCGCCAAGGCTATGAGGCCGCGGCCCTGTCCGGCGACGGGCGGCAGGCCTTCCGCGGCGGTCCGCTGCTGTGCTGGCTGCTGGGCGCCGCTTGCGGCCTGCTGGTGAGCAAGACCGGCTTCATCGACGGCCCGCTGGCTGTGGGCGTTTTCGCAGATTCCAGCCTGGGGCTGTTTGTATCCTTTGGGACCAGTTTGCTGGCTTATGGATTGTATTTGTTGCTGAAGGAGCGACGCGCATGA
- a CDS encoding phage portal protein, protein MSKPRNRRIRATQQETAAGATKMEAFSFGDPVPVLDRREILDYLQCSDAGKWYEPPISWEGLARSWRASVHHASALAVKRNRLAALFKPHKLLSREHFTILAQDFLIFGNGYLERERNVLGGTIRHKPALAKHTRRGKEAGQYWWVPNHGQEQELGEVCHLIEPDINQEIYGLPEYLAALNSAWLNESATLFRRKYYLNGSHAGFLLYMTDAAHSQKDVDELRQKVKESKGVGNFRNLFMYAPGGKKDGVQIIPISEVAARDEFFNIKNVTRDDVLAAHRVPPQLLGIVPSNTGGFGDVSKADEAFHEGEIVPLQTRLSAINDMVGEDIIEFLPYRPGSQT, encoded by the coding sequence ATGAGCAAGCCACGCAATCGACGCATCCGCGCCACCCAACAAGAAACAGCCGCCGGCGCCACCAAGATGGAAGCCTTCAGCTTTGGCGACCCGGTCCCGGTGTTGGACCGGCGCGAAATCCTCGACTACTTGCAGTGTTCGGACGCGGGCAAGTGGTACGAACCGCCGATTTCTTGGGAAGGCCTAGCCCGGAGCTGGCGCGCCAGCGTCCACCACGCCAGCGCGCTGGCGGTGAAGCGCAACCGCCTGGCCGCGTTGTTCAAGCCGCACAAGCTGCTGTCCCGTGAACATTTCACCATCCTGGCGCAGGATTTTCTGATTTTCGGCAACGGCTATCTGGAGCGCGAGCGTAATGTCCTGGGCGGCACCATCCGCCACAAGCCGGCGCTGGCCAAACACACCCGCCGCGGCAAAGAGGCCGGTCAATACTGGTGGGTGCCGAACCATGGTCAGGAGCAGGAACTGGGCGAGGTCTGCCACCTGATCGAACCCGACATCAATCAGGAAATCTACGGCTTGCCGGAATACCTGGCCGCGTTGAACAGCGCATGGCTGAATGAGTCGGCGACTCTGTTTCGGCGCAAATACTATTTGAATGGCTCGCACGCCGGCTTCCTGCTCTACATGACCGACGCCGCCCATAGCCAGAAGGACGTGGACGAGTTACGGCAGAAAGTGAAAGAGTCCAAAGGCGTGGGGAATTTCCGCAATCTGTTCATGTACGCGCCGGGCGGCAAGAAAGACGGAGTGCAGATCATTCCGATCAGCGAAGTGGCCGCGCGAGACGAGTTCTTCAACATCAAGAACGTGACCCGCGATGATGTCCTGGCCGCGCACCGTGTCCCGCCTCAGCTTCTGGGCATCGTCCCCAGCAATACCGGCGGCTTCGGTGACGTTAGCAAGGCGGACGAAGCCTTCCACGAAGGCGAGATTGTCCCGCTTCAGACGCGACTCTCGGCCATCAACGACATGGTCGGGGAAGATATCATCGAGTTCCTGCCCTACCGCCCAGGAAGCCAAACATAA
- a CDS encoding ProQ/FINO family protein — protein sequence MKPNTETALGAALKSAVQSLSKKKQTEMIADHVYSKFDVFRQFRPLALGIHESLIAALPQFDSTLISRVVANHCRKPRYVKSLARGGKRFDLANKPVGEVSAEEKKAAEQMSAPKPATAAPAPAPAPAEPAGDAAE from the coding sequence ATGAAGCCAAATACTGAAACGGCACTCGGTGCTGCACTTAAGTCCGCTGTACAAAGTCTGTCCAAGAAAAAGCAGACCGAGATGATCGCGGATCATGTCTACAGCAAGTTCGACGTTTTCCGCCAGTTTCGTCCGCTGGCCTTGGGCATCCATGAGAGCCTGATCGCGGCTTTGCCGCAGTTCGACTCTACGCTGATCTCCCGCGTGGTGGCCAATCACTGTCGCAAGCCGCGCTACGTGAAGTCTCTGGCGCGCGGCGGCAAGCGGTTCGATCTGGCCAACAAGCCGGTGGGCGAAGTCAGCGCCGAGGAGAAAAAGGCGGCGGAACAGATGTCCGCGCCCAAGCCGGCCACGGCGGCCCCTGCCCCGGCTCCGGCTCCGGCCGAACCCGCAGGCGACGCGGCGGAATAA
- a CDS encoding GntR family transcriptional regulator, with amino-acid sequence MSEILECLSASLRQPGATPRYLLIADALEQAIRQHQLPEGAFLPTERQMAEKLGLSRVTISKAMAELERKRLITRQQGQGTRVAQAFRYSLNDSGGFTEQVLRSGGSVANQWLLRRRESAPAAIASLLRLPVGADIAKLRRLRLMDGTPAALETTYIPLAYLPEPERLEHSLYQWWERHGVEIGRKTFRLASCAADQDCAALLHVQAGTPLLRIRQTSLNTAEQVLEFSEVLCRSDLYEFEAQL; translated from the coding sequence ATGAGCGAGATTCTAGAATGCCTGTCCGCCAGCCTGCGGCAGCCCGGCGCAACGCCGCGCTATCTGCTGATCGCCGACGCGCTGGAACAGGCCATCCGCCAGCACCAGTTGCCCGAAGGGGCGTTCCTGCCGACCGAGCGGCAGATGGCGGAAAAACTGGGACTGTCGCGCGTCACCATCAGCAAGGCGATGGCGGAACTGGAACGCAAGCGGCTGATCACCCGTCAGCAAGGCCAGGGCACTCGCGTCGCCCAAGCCTTTCGCTATTCGCTCAACGACAGCGGAGGTTTCACCGAGCAGGTGCTGCGCAGCGGCGGCAGCGTGGCCAATCAGTGGCTGTTGCGGCGGCGGGAAAGCGCGCCGGCCGCCATCGCCAGCCTGCTGCGCCTGCCTGTCGGCGCGGACATCGCCAAGCTGCGCCGCCTGCGGCTGATGGACGGCACGCCGGCGGCGCTGGAAACCACCTATATCCCGCTGGCCTACCTGCCCGAACCGGAGCGTCTGGAACACTCGCTATACCAATGGTGGGAACGCCATGGCGTCGAGATCGGCCGCAAGACCTTCCGTCTGGCCTCCTGCGCGGCGGATCAGGACTGCGCCGCCCTATTGCATGTGCAGGCCGGCACGCCGCTGCTGCGCATCCGGCAGACCAGCTTGAACACGGCGGAACAGGTATTGGAGTTCAGCGAAGTTTTGTGCCGCAGCGATCTCTATGAATTCGAGGCACAGCTTTAA
- a CDS encoding YchJ family protein, giving the protein MGKKAKPDAAGCPCGLGGAYAACCGRYLGADGAPAPTAEALMRSRYTAYARGDEAYLLASWHPSTRPQALDLAADAGLVKWLGLEVLATEAGGAADAEGVVEFSARYKVGGKAERMRERSRFLREDGRWFYLSGELS; this is encoded by the coding sequence ATGGGCAAGAAAGCCAAGCCGGACGCGGCCGGCTGTCCCTGCGGGCTGGGCGGCGCTTACGCGGCCTGTTGCGGCCGTTACCTGGGGGCGGACGGTGCGCCCGCGCCCACGGCGGAAGCCTTGATGCGTTCGCGCTACACCGCTTATGCGCGCGGCGACGAGGCGTATCTGCTGGCGAGCTGGCATCCCAGCACCCGGCCGCAGGCGCTGGATCTGGCCGCGGACGCCGGCTTGGTCAAATGGCTGGGCCTGGAGGTGTTGGCGACCGAGGCCGGCGGCGCGGCCGACGCCGAGGGCGTGGTGGAGTTCTCCGCGCGCTACAAGGTGGGCGGCAAGGCCGAACGCATGCGCGAGCGCAGCCGTTTCCTGCGCGAGGACGGCCGCTGGTTCTATCTGTCCGGCGAACTGAGCTGA
- a CDS encoding putative periplasmic lipoprotein, translating to MKRYFLWAAMALSLSACSALQQLGAPISSHPSSPAKSRPQTAPAPSAKSDALLREANRLADKVKSGELTRLAAADQLGAFRLKAVGSNPIDDNTFAMYRYLTVEREAGRIDQETFRAKMDERLREWMRRWPKMNPKPAEPAFTNFLLKLYGLPALGA from the coding sequence ATGAAACGTTATTTCTTGTGGGCCGCGATGGCCCTGAGCTTGTCCGCCTGCAGCGCGCTGCAGCAATTGGGCGCGCCCATCAGCTCGCATCCTTCCTCGCCGGCCAAGAGCCGGCCGCAGACGGCGCCGGCGCCCAGCGCCAAATCGGACGCCTTGCTGCGGGAAGCCAACCGCCTGGCCGACAAGGTCAAGAGCGGCGAGTTGACCCGGCTGGCCGCCGCGGATCAACTGGGCGCGTTCCGGCTCAAGGCGGTGGGCTCCAATCCCATCGACGACAACACCTTCGCCATGTACCGCTATCTGACGGTGGAGCGCGAGGCGGGCCGCATCGACCAGGAAACGTTTCGCGCCAAGATGGACGAGCGTCTGCGCGAATGGATGCGGCGCTGGCCCAAGATGAATCCGAAACCGGCCGAGCCGGCCTTCACCAACTTCCTGCTCAAGCTGTACGGCTTGCCGGCCCTGGGGGCTTGA
- a CDS encoding FeoA family protein: MLTLDAFPAGRHGVVDSLELAEEAMRRVAAFGLEPGCRFYLRRAAPLGGPLLLDVGATRFLLRRSLARLIVARVAV, translated from the coding sequence ATGTTGACTTTGGATGCATTCCCCGCCGGACGCCACGGCGTGGTCGACAGCCTGGAGCTGGCCGAAGAGGCCATGCGCCGCGTCGCCGCCTTTGGCCTGGAGCCAGGCTGCCGGTTTTATCTGCGTCGGGCGGCGCCCTTGGGCGGGCCATTATTGCTGGACGTCGGCGCCACGCGCTTCCTGCTGCGCCGCAGCCTGGCGCGCCTCATCGTGGCGAGGGTGGCGGTATGA
- the feoB gene encoding ferrous iron transport protein B, with amino-acid sequence MKRFALIGLPNTGKSTLFNRLTGMSQRVGNWPGLTIELSSARLLLGGHMVELVDLPGVNDLTGYSDDEAVVRDVLLASAFDGAVLVLNASQLDRQLPLALQVLASGLNCLVVLNMADEAKALGVSVDVERLSERLGAPVFLASARHMQGWPPLMAGLNRLANDGGPAARARLDAVPDTREAMAEAKRRLAGCWALPPVLPAGLTEKMDHWLMHPWLGLPLFFALMALLFNLTYQIGTPLQELAGAGLDWIKEQALTPLLAPLPEIVQSLALDGIWQGVSTVLTFAPILLVFFVLMAMVEDSGYLARAAYLTDAFMARLGLDGRGFVMQLMGFGCNVPAIMGTRVMRERKQRLLTMLVIPFSLCSARLQVVVFFAGLLFTPTQAPWVLMGLYLMSFAVAVFTAWVFKRRYAGGEAFLLEVPPYRLPGLSHLLSRAVGEVRAFLQLASSFILLGVVLVWLLTHVPAGEGKTLADALGSLLAPVLDPIGIRHELAAALLFGFIAKEILLGSLAVIYGVPEAGLGAALLQHLDWRSAMSFLIFTLIYVPCLSTVAAMYRESRSKAYTAMSVAWSVGLAWLLSFAFYQAGVQLWP; translated from the coding sequence ATGAAGCGTTTCGCCCTGATCGGCCTGCCCAATACCGGCAAGTCCACCTTGTTCAACCGTCTGACCGGCATGTCGCAGCGCGTCGGCAACTGGCCGGGCCTGACCATAGAGTTGAGCAGCGCGCGCCTGTTGCTGGGCGGCCACATGGTGGAGTTGGTGGATTTGCCCGGCGTCAATGATTTGACCGGCTATTCCGACGACGAGGCGGTGGTGCGCGACGTGCTGCTGGCCAGCGCCTTCGACGGCGCCGTCCTGGTGCTCAACGCCAGCCAGCTGGACCGGCAACTGCCGCTGGCCTTGCAGGTGCTGGCCAGCGGCCTCAACTGCCTGGTGGTGCTGAATATGGCCGACGAGGCCAAGGCCCTGGGCGTGAGCGTGGATGTGGAGCGCTTGTCGGAGCGCCTGGGCGCGCCGGTGTTTCTGGCCTCGGCCCGGCATATGCAAGGCTGGCCGCCGCTGATGGCGGGCTTGAACCGGCTGGCCAACGATGGCGGTCCGGCGGCGCGCGCCAGGCTGGACGCGGTGCCGGACACCCGGGAGGCGATGGCGGAGGCCAAGCGGCGGCTGGCTGGGTGCTGGGCCTTGCCGCCCGTGCTGCCGGCGGGGCTGACGGAGAAGATGGACCATTGGCTGATGCATCCATGGCTGGGCCTGCCGCTGTTCTTCGCGCTGATGGCGCTGCTGTTCAATCTGACGTATCAGATCGGCACCCCATTGCAGGAGCTGGCCGGCGCCGGTCTGGACTGGATCAAGGAGCAGGCGCTGACGCCCTTGCTCGCGCCCTTGCCCGAGATTGTGCAGAGCCTGGCGCTGGACGGCATCTGGCAGGGGGTGTCGACGGTGCTGACCTTCGCGCCCATTTTGCTGGTGTTTTTCGTATTGATGGCGATGGTGGAGGATTCCGGCTACCTGGCGCGCGCCGCCTATCTGACCGACGCCTTCATGGCGCGGCTGGGGCTGGACGGCCGCGGCTTCGTGATGCAGCTGATGGGCTTCGGCTGCAATGTGCCGGCCATCATGGGCACTCGGGTGATGCGCGAGCGCAAGCAGCGGCTGCTGACCATGCTGGTGATCCCGTTTTCGCTGTGTTCGGCGCGTTTGCAGGTGGTGGTGTTCTTCGCCGGGCTGTTGTTCACGCCGACGCAGGCGCCGTGGGTGTTGATGGGGCTTTATCTGATGAGCTTCGCCGTCGCGGTGTTCACCGCCTGGGTGTTCAAGCGCCGTTACGCCGGCGGCGAGGCCTTCTTGCTGGAAGTGCCGCCGTACCGGCTGCCCGGCTTGAGCCATTTGCTGAGCCGGGCGGTGGGGGAGGTGCGGGCCTTTCTGCAACTGGCCTCCAGTTTCATCCTGTTGGGCGTGGTGCTGGTCTGGCTGCTGACCCATGTGCCGGCGGGCGAGGGCAAGACCCTGGCCGACGCTCTGGGCAGCCTGCTGGCCCCGGTTCTGGACCCGATAGGCATCCGCCACGAACTGGCGGCGGCCTTGCTGTTCGGCTTCATCGCCAAGGAAATCCTGCTGGGCAGCCTGGCGGTGATCTACGGGGTGCCGGAGGCCGGCCTGGGCGCGGCCTTGCTGCAACATCTGGATTGGCGCTCGGCGATGAGCTTCCTGATCTTCACCTTGATCTACGTGCCCTGCCTGTCCACGGTGGCGGCGATGTACCGCGAGTCGCGCAGCAAGGCCTACACCGCGATGTCGGTGGCGTGGTCGGTGGGACTGGCCTGGTTGTTGTCGTTCGCGTTTTATCAAGCCGGCGTGCAACTGTGGCCCTGA
- a CDS encoding PfkB family carbohydrate kinase — MTIPCPNYHPTRAILALGGAVGDVVLTLPALPRSGADVEALQQEREIGGCAFNVARALRQLNAPVINGMPVGNGPWGAAIDAAMRELGLPVLLRNADRDNGWCVAMVEPSGERSFISISGCETEWTREQLDALPLPADGLVYANGYELAGEGGRALRAWLLALPAEQLRVIDPGPRVVLLELAFLSALSGTETLLTLNRDEIALLCGDGDPVAAAQRFAKDYRLTLICRLGQDGAWVCPGTDAPWHLPGYQVSVVDTIGAGDAHCAGLLAGLSSGWPLHYAVDLGNRLAACVVASAGPDAATDWDSLNRRFPVACL; from the coding sequence ATGACCATTCCGTGTCCAAACTATCATCCGACCAGAGCCATCCTGGCTTTGGGCGGCGCCGTGGGCGACGTGGTGTTGACCCTCCCGGCATTGCCGCGCAGCGGCGCCGACGTGGAGGCGTTGCAGCAGGAACGCGAGATCGGCGGCTGCGCCTTCAATGTGGCGCGAGCGTTGCGCCAGTTGAACGCTCCCGTGATCAACGGCATGCCGGTGGGCAACGGCCCTTGGGGCGCGGCGATAGACGCGGCCATGCGGGAGCTGGGCTTGCCGGTGCTGCTGCGCAACGCGGATCGCGACAACGGCTGGTGCGTGGCCATGGTGGAGCCCAGCGGCGAGCGCAGCTTCATTTCGATCTCCGGTTGCGAGACGGAATGGACGCGCGAGCAGTTGGACGCGCTGCCCTTGCCCGCAGACGGCCTGGTGTACGCCAACGGCTATGAGCTGGCCGGAGAGGGCGGAAGGGCGTTGCGCGCCTGGCTGCTGGCCTTGCCGGCGGAACAGTTGCGGGTGATAGACCCCGGTCCGCGCGTCGTCTTGCTGGAGCTGGCGTTTCTGTCCGCTCTGAGCGGTACCGAGACCTTGCTGACGCTGAACCGGGACGAGATCGCCCTGTTGTGCGGCGACGGCGATCCGGTGGCGGCGGCGCAGCGTTTCGCCAAGGATTACCGGCTGACGCTGATCTGCCGGCTGGGGCAGGACGGCGCCTGGGTGTGCCCGGGCACCGACGCGCCGTGGCACCTGCCCGGCTACCAGGTTTCGGTGGTGGACACCATCGGCGCCGGCGACGCGCATTGCGCCGGCTTGTTGGCCGGCCTGTCCAGCGGCTGGCCGCTGCATTACGCGGTGGATCTGGGCAATCGGCTGGCGGCCTGCGTGGTGGCTAGCGCCGGCCCTGACGCGGCGACGGACTGGGACAGCTTGAATCGCCGCTTTCCCGTCGCCTGCCTGTAA
- a CDS encoding ADP-ribosylglycohydrolase family protein encodes MISKGYQSILGALYGQAAGDAMGMPSELWPQRQVRAFFGWIDDFLPGPAENFAASEFAAGEFTDDTQQAIALMDALIAADGAVEPERIADNIIAWAERIDAFNKNILGPSSKAALRAILSGQSIDSLGANGVTNGAAMRVAPLGCLLSSQDRAAFVQAVRLSCSPTHQSDIAVAGAAAIAWAVSRAVEGAAWSDIKAELPAIADLAQLERVTTFSPLLSRRLAWGFELAEGLRGQDDVAVVAELYQTLGAGMDTIESVPAALALVDCAQGDPRRCAVLAANLGGDTDTIGAMATAVCGALQGADALPAAWRERIRDVNGVDFESYARALCALRLRG; translated from the coding sequence ATGATCAGCAAGGGCTACCAGTCCATTCTCGGGGCCCTGTACGGGCAGGCGGCGGGAGATGCTATGGGCATGCCTTCGGAGCTGTGGCCGCAGCGGCAGGTACGGGCGTTTTTTGGTTGGATAGACGATTTTCTGCCGGGCCCGGCCGAGAATTTCGCCGCTTCCGAGTTCGCCGCCGGAGAGTTTACCGACGACACCCAGCAGGCCATTGCCTTGATGGACGCGTTGATCGCCGCGGACGGCGCGGTGGAGCCGGAGCGCATCGCGGACAACATCATTGCCTGGGCCGAGCGCATCGACGCCTTCAACAAGAATATTCTGGGGCCCAGTTCTAAGGCTGCGCTCAGGGCTATTTTGTCCGGCCAGTCCATTGATTCTCTGGGCGCCAACGGCGTGACCAACGGCGCGGCGATGCGGGTGGCGCCGCTGGGTTGCCTGCTGTCCAGCCAGGACCGCGCGGCTTTCGTGCAGGCGGTGAGGCTGAGTTGCAGCCCCACTCATCAGTCCGATATCGCGGTGGCCGGCGCGGCGGCCATCGCCTGGGCGGTGTCGCGGGCGGTGGAGGGCGCGGCCTGGTCCGACATCAAGGCCGAGCTGCCCGCCATTGCCGATCTGGCGCAGCTGGAGCGGGTGACGACGTTCAGCCCCTTGCTGAGCCGGCGCCTGGCCTGGGGCTTCGAGCTGGCGGAAGGCTTGCGGGGCCAAGACGATGTGGCCGTGGTGGCCGAGCTGTACCAGACCTTGGGCGCCGGCATGGACACAATAGAGTCGGTGCCCGCCGCCTTGGCCCTGGTGGACTGCGCGCAAGGCGATCCGCGCCGCTGCGCGGTCTTGGCGGCGAATCTGGGCGGAGACACCGACACCATAGGCGCGATGGCGACCGCGGTGTGCGGCGCCTTGCAGGGGGCGGACGCCTTGCCGGCCGCATGGCGGGAACGCATCCGGGACGTGAATGGCGTTGATTTCGAATCTTACGCGCGGGCTTTGTGCGCATTGCGGTTGAGGGGGTGA
- a CDS encoding glutathione peroxidase, protein MPDIYDFSIESLNGQTLPLASYRGKVLLLVNTASECGFTAQLGGLEQLYQRYREQGLEIIGFPCNQFGGQEPGDAAAIGQFCQKNFGVSFPLSAKIDVNGGDAHPLWRHLVAAKPGLLGSRRIKWNFTKFLVDGEGRIRKRFAPYVKPAALERAIESLLRTQKR, encoded by the coding sequence ATGCCGGACATATATGATTTTTCCATTGAGTCTTTAAACGGGCAGACCCTGCCGCTGGCGAGCTATCGCGGCAAAGTGCTATTGCTGGTCAACACCGCCAGCGAGTGCGGCTTCACCGCGCAATTGGGCGGCCTGGAACAGCTGTACCAGCGCTACCGCGAGCAAGGCCTGGAGATCATCGGTTTCCCCTGCAATCAGTTCGGCGGCCAGGAGCCTGGGGACGCCGCCGCCATCGGCCAGTTCTGTCAGAAGAATTTCGGGGTCAGCTTCCCGCTATCCGCCAAGATCGACGTCAACGGCGGCGACGCGCATCCGCTCTGGCGTCATCTCGTCGCCGCCAAACCCGGCTTGCTGGGCAGCCGGCGCATCAAATGGAATTTCACCAAATTCCTGGTGGACGGCGAAGGGCGCATCCGCAAGCGTTTCGCCCCCTACGTCAAGCCGGCGGCGCTGGAGCGCGCCATCGAAAGCCTGCTGCGAACGCAGAAGCGCTAG
- the dcd gene encoding dCTP deaminase: MSIKSDKWIRRMADEYKMIEPFEPNQIKMVDGQKVISYGTSSYGYDIRCADEFKVFTNINSTIVDPKNFDPNSFVEVSGKGYCIIPPNSFALARTVEYFRIPRSVLTVCLGKSTYARCGIIVNVTPFEPEWEGYVTLEFSNTTPLPAKIYANEGVAQVLFFESDEICDVSYSDRAGKYMGQVGVTLPRP; the protein is encoded by the coding sequence ATGAGCATCAAATCGGACAAGTGGATTCGCCGGATGGCGGACGAGTACAAAATGATCGAACCCTTCGAGCCCAACCAGATCAAGATGGTGGACGGCCAGAAGGTGATCTCCTACGGCACGTCCAGCTACGGCTACGATATCCGCTGCGCCGACGAATTCAAGGTGTTCACCAATATCAACAGCACCATCGTCGACCCGAAAAACTTCGACCCCAATTCCTTCGTGGAAGTCTCCGGCAAGGGCTATTGCATCATCCCGCCCAATAGCTTCGCGCTGGCCCGCACCGTGGAATACTTCCGCATCCCGCGCTCGGTGCTGACCGTCTGCCTGGGCAAATCCACTTACGCCCGCTGCGGCATCATCGTCAACGTCACCCCGTTCGAACCGGAATGGGAAGGCTATGTGACGCTGGAGTTCTCCAACACCACGCCGCTGCCGGCCAAAATCTACGCCAACGAGGGCGTGGCCCAGGTCTTGTTCTTCGAATCCGATGAAATTTGCGACGTGTCCTACAGCGACCGCGCCGGCAAATACATGGGCCAGGTGGGCGTGACCCTTCCGCGCCCCTGA